Proteins encoded in a region of the Diospyros lotus cultivar Yz01 chromosome 9, ASM1463336v1, whole genome shotgun sequence genome:
- the LOC127809330 gene encoding uncharacterized protein LOC127809330 translates to MELKLENKNFQDSKRCPRCKKNHLGRKCLTRSIHCFVCVEEGHMGKDCPKRKETPPMGNPGRIICFKCEQLGHIARECLKRLKVGQADGQTEKIGEARWTRQGRVFNLIKEDAGVDPAVIQGTLLILKIPVHALIDPGSTHSFISDALVRSLGIETKPLGHLMIISTSMEKTMETSKLIEDCKFGMSGDKFQANLILLDVNDFDVILWMDFLSKYDANMDCQRKMVTIRKPGEEHVKFWGQSNPKEKRIISAHKVARLMNKGAYGYLASAQLVE, encoded by the coding sequence ATGGAGCTTAAACTGGAGAATAAAAATTTTCAGGATAGCAAGCGGTGCCCTCGATGCAAGAAAAACCACTTGGGGAGGAAATGCTTGACAAGGTCGATTCATTGCTTTGTGTGTGTGGAAGAGGGACACATGGGAAAAGACTGTCCCAAGAGGAAGGAAACACCTCCTATGGGAAACCCAGGGAGGATCATATGCTTCAAGTGCGAGCAACTGGGGCACATTGCACGGGAATGTTTGAAGAGGCTAAAAGTCGGACAGGCTGATGGGCAAACTGAGAAGATAGGGGAAGCTCGTTGGACCCGCCAGGGACGTGTCTTCAATTTGATAAAGGAAGATGCAGGGGTAGATCCTGCAGTCATACAAGGTACCCTTCTTATACTGAAAATCCCTGTGCATGCATTaatagatccagggtctacgCATTCATTTATTTCGGATGCATTGGTCAGGAGTTTGGGAATTGAGACTAAACCTTTAGGGCATTTAATGATTATCTCAACCTCCATGGAAAAAACCATGGAGACATCGAAGCTAATTGAAGATTGCAAGTTCGGCATGAGCGGCGATAAATTTCAAGCTAACCTAATACTGCTAGATGTGAATGACTTTGACGTCATCCTATGGATGGATTTTCTGTCCAAATATGATGCCAACATGGATTGCCAGAGAAAAATGGTAACCATAAGAAAGCCTGGGGAAGAACATGTCAAATTTTGGGGACAGAGTAATCCTAAGGAAAAGAGAATAATTTCGGCACATAAAGTGGCCAGACTAATGAATAAAGGGGCATATGGGTACCTAGCCAGTGCTCAACTAGTGGAATAG